One genomic segment of Prochlorococcus marinus str. MIT 0919 includes these proteins:
- a CDS encoding glycosyltransferase family 4 protein → MTVNALKLLLVSTPIGSLGSGKGGGVEVTLLSLIQGLLRIGHEVILVAPNGSQLPEECKDIEVCYVSGLAQASWQHQNYISPVTIPVKGVLPSMWDKALEIALEKGVDAILNFGYDWLPLWITPYVRPNIFHLISMGGVSEAMKNQINNLSKTHHSRLAFHTHRQASDYDLVQQPIVVGNGFDLDKYKFNPRSDGPLGWAGRVAPEKGLEDAAAVAAHFQETLLVWGVVENEQYARNIEESLPAGTIDWRGFLPTKEFQNQLGECRAFINTPKWNEAYGNVVVEAMACGVPVIAYNRGGPGELVNSGVTGWLVQNDDIDELILAAKRVDKIDRNKCREWALNSASYQCFAKKIAMWISEENAYKNINSNQN, encoded by the coding sequence ATGACTGTTAATGCTTTGAAGCTTTTGCTAGTTAGCACTCCTATAGGTTCTTTAGGAAGCGGAAAAGGAGGGGGAGTTGAAGTGACATTGCTTTCCTTAATACAAGGTTTATTAAGAATTGGCCATGAAGTAATACTTGTTGCTCCTAATGGATCTCAACTCCCTGAAGAATGTAAAGATATTGAAGTCTGTTATGTATCTGGCTTGGCACAAGCTAGTTGGCAGCACCAAAATTACATTTCTCCAGTAACAATCCCTGTCAAAGGTGTTTTGCCAAGCATGTGGGACAAGGCACTTGAAATAGCTTTAGAAAAGGGGGTAGATGCAATATTAAACTTTGGTTATGACTGGTTACCTTTGTGGATTACACCTTATGTAAGACCAAATATCTTTCATCTAATAAGTATGGGCGGTGTCTCTGAAGCTATGAAAAATCAAATAAATAATTTATCCAAGACTCATCATTCTAGACTTGCTTTTCATACTCATAGACAAGCTTCAGATTACGACTTGGTTCAGCAACCGATAGTTGTTGGCAATGGATTTGATTTAGATAAATATAAATTCAACCCCAGGTCTGATGGCCCACTTGGCTGGGCAGGAAGGGTTGCTCCTGAAAAGGGTTTAGAGGACGCTGCAGCTGTAGCTGCTCATTTTCAAGAAACTTTATTAGTTTGGGGGGTTGTTGAGAATGAACAATATGCAAGAAATATTGAGGAGTCATTGCCAGCAGGAACAATTGATTGGCGAGGTTTTTTGCCTACTAAAGAGTTCCAAAATCAATTAGGAGAATGTAGGGCTTTTATTAATACTCCAAAATGGAATGAAGCTTATGGGAATGTAGTAGTAGAGGCAATGGCTTGTGGAGTACCTGTAATTGCTTATAATCGAGGAGGACCTGGGGAATTAGTTAATTCAGGTGTCACTGGTTGGCTTGTTCAAAATGATGACATTGATGAATTGATTTTGGCTGCAAAAAGAGTTGATAAGATTGATCGTAATAAATGTAGAGAATGGGCATTAAATTCAGCTTCATATCAATGCTTTGCAAAAAAAATTGCCATGTGGATAAGTGAGGAGAATGCGTACAAAAATATAAATTCAAATCAAAATTAA
- a CDS encoding DMT family transporter, producing MFEMFNWLLMILPFALWGTAMAAMAPLVQSGGPEIVAFLRLFPAGVAVLCTLVILKRTLKIAKGDLGWFVVFTLVDATFFQFLLARGLLETGAGLGSVFIDSQPLMVAVLARSLFGDAINPFGWAGLMLGLVGIICLGVSPGLLRHWLLMGDAVSGGNLFSNGQGWMLAAAIAMALGTVLIRFTCKESDPVAVTGWHMTLGSFPLIIWHYFDSNWSFWPDWTVVQWGFMAYASLFGSALAYGLFFWFANKKELTSFSTLAFLTPVFALLSGGIWLGERLESLQWIGVALVLVSVFLVSQRNRLWIPFDELSEENQRGI from the coding sequence ATGTTTGAAATGTTCAATTGGTTATTAATGATTCTGCCCTTTGCATTATGGGGCACAGCCATGGCTGCAATGGCACCTCTTGTGCAATCTGGAGGGCCTGAAATTGTTGCTTTTTTAAGACTTTTCCCTGCTGGAGTTGCTGTTCTGTGCACATTAGTAATTTTAAAAAGAACTTTGAAGATTGCTAAAGGTGACTTGGGATGGTTTGTTGTTTTTACTTTAGTTGATGCGACATTTTTTCAATTTTTATTGGCAAGAGGGTTGTTAGAGACAGGGGCGGGACTTGGATCGGTTTTTATAGATTCCCAACCTTTAATGGTTGCAGTGCTAGCAAGAAGTCTTTTTGGCGATGCAATTAACCCTTTCGGCTGGGCAGGATTAATGCTTGGTTTGGTAGGAATAATATGTTTGGGGGTGTCCCCAGGTTTGCTTAGACATTGGCTTTTGATGGGAGATGCTGTTTCAGGTGGGAATCTTTTTAGCAATGGGCAGGGGTGGATGCTTGCGGCAGCAATAGCAATGGCTTTGGGGACTGTATTAATTCGTTTTACATGTAAAGAAAGTGACCCAGTAGCCGTAACTGGTTGGCATATGACTCTGGGTAGCTTTCCTTTGATAATTTGGCATTATTTCGATAGCAATTGGTCTTTTTGGCCAGATTGGACCGTTGTTCAATGGGGATTTATGGCTTATGCAAGTCTTTTCGGAAGTGCATTAGCTTATGGATTATTCTTTTGGTTTGCTAATAAAAAGGAGCTGACTAGCTTTAGTACCCTAGCGTTTTTAACGCCTGTATTTGCACTTTTGTCCGGTGGAATATGGCTTGGAGAACGACTAGAAAGTTTGCAATGGATTGGTGTTGCTTTAGTTCTAGTTTCAGTCTTTTTAGTAAGTCAGAGGAATCGCTTGTGGATACCTTTTGATGAACTTTCAGAGGAAAATCAAAGAGGCATATAA
- the sppA gene encoding signal peptide peptidase SppA: MIWPWRRKSKKRMARIIIDGAINSETRKLFLKAVKQIEEREFPALLVRIDSPGGTVGDSQEIHAAILRLREKGCHVVASFGNISASGGVYVGVAAEKIVANSGTITGSIGVILRGNNLSKLLERIGIKFETIKSGLYKDILSPDRALTPEERNLLQSLIDSSYIQFVSAVAKGRGLTEECVKAFADGRVFTGTQALELGLVDELGDENHAKLLAAKLAGLDEKLQPITLGRPKKKLLGLIPGSNTLAKFFELLNIELSNSGQILWLFRP, encoded by the coding sequence ATGATCTGGCCTTGGCGTCGTAAATCCAAAAAAAGGATGGCAAGAATCATTATTGATGGAGCCATCAATAGTGAAACAAGAAAGCTTTTCTTGAAAGCTGTAAAACAAATTGAAGAAAGAGAGTTCCCAGCATTGCTGGTAAGGATAGATAGCCCTGGAGGGACTGTTGGGGACAGTCAAGAAATCCATGCTGCGATTCTTAGGCTTAGAGAGAAAGGCTGTCATGTAGTAGCAAGTTTTGGAAACATTTCAGCTTCAGGAGGAGTATATGTTGGTGTGGCAGCCGAAAAAATCGTTGCCAATTCTGGAACAATTACTGGCTCAATTGGAGTGATCCTCCGTGGCAATAACCTATCGAAATTACTTGAAAGAATAGGTATTAAATTTGAAACAATCAAAAGTGGCCTTTATAAGGATATTCTTTCTCCCGATCGAGCTCTTACTCCAGAAGAAAGAAATTTGCTTCAATCTCTTATAGATAGTAGTTATATCCAGTTTGTTAGCGCGGTTGCTAAAGGTAGGGGATTAACCGAGGAATGCGTTAAGGCCTTCGCTGATGGAAGAGTTTTTACCGGTACGCAAGCTTTAGAACTTGGATTGGTAGATGAGCTTGGAGATGAAAACCATGCAAAGCTTTTAGCAGCAAAGCTTGCAGGGCTAGATGAGAAACTACAGCCAATCACTTTAGGCCGTCCTAAGAAAAAGCTATTAGGACTGATTCCTGGAAGTAATACTCTTGCAAAGTTCTTTGAATTATTAAATATTGAACTTTCCAATTCTGGCCAAATTCTTTGGCTATTTCGTCCTTAA
- the aroH gene encoding chorismate mutase: MKLQALRGATTSPKNSIESIEKAVSELVSELVTRNRLDASQIVSITFSVTRDLDACFPASIARRQPGWEKIALLDCQQMFVKGDLEKCIRILAHVWIPENQEPHHTYLGRASKLRPDM; the protein is encoded by the coding sequence ATGAAATTACAGGCTTTGCGAGGAGCTACTACTAGCCCAAAGAACTCAATTGAATCAATTGAAAAAGCTGTTAGCGAACTTGTATCAGAATTAGTAACAAGGAACAGACTTGATGCGAGTCAAATTGTTTCAATAACTTTTTCAGTAACAAGAGATCTAGATGCTTGTTTCCCTGCTTCTATAGCAAGACGACAGCCAGGGTGGGAAAAGATAGCCCTTCTTGATTGCCAACAAATGTTTGTCAAGGGAGATTTAGAGAAGTGTATTCGTATTCTTGCTCATGTATGGATACCTGAGAATCAAGAGCCTCATCACACTTACCTAGGAAGAGCTAGTAAACTGCGTCCAGACATGTGA
- a CDS encoding DUF2808 domain-containing protein, with protein sequence MPTIKKNLKSIFKGVLISALLFTGIIGIEKATQQASLAGPGSFEFQWDPDPNFRRLKSFQTSNERLDRATYYFFLRSSERKTGVLKLSIKVPDYFEAKIKPEKMSLCQVKIGGWQDRTKCLKDIPAAFEINEDQTSIDIFPDQPIPVDSKPYAVVMKLWNPRKGGMFQFHAYAQSPGAMPISSYVGTWTFEVE encoded by the coding sequence ATGCCCACTATTAAAAAGAACCTTAAATCTATCTTTAAAGGAGTTCTTATCTCAGCATTACTTTTTACTGGAATCATAGGAATTGAAAAAGCGACTCAACAAGCTTCTCTTGCCGGTCCAGGATCATTTGAATTTCAATGGGATCCTGATCCAAACTTTAGGAGACTGAAATCATTCCAAACATCAAATGAAAGGTTAGATAGGGCAACCTATTATTTCTTTCTTCGTTCAAGCGAAAGGAAAACAGGTGTATTAAAACTATCTATAAAGGTCCCTGATTATTTCGAAGCAAAAATTAAGCCTGAAAAGATGAGTTTATGTCAGGTAAAAATAGGCGGATGGCAAGATAGAACAAAGTGCTTAAAAGATATTCCTGCTGCTTTTGAAATCAATGAGGACCAAACGTCAATTGATATTTTCCCTGATCAGCCTATACCTGTCGATTCAAAGCCATATGCTGTTGTCATGAAACTATGGAACCCAAGGAAAGGAGGCATGTTCCAATTTCATGCGTACGCTCAATCTCCTGGAGCGATGCCAATATCTAGTTATGTTGGAACATGGACTTTTGAAGTAGAGTAA
- the rpmH gene encoding 50S ribosomal protein L34, whose protein sequence is MTKRTLGGTSRKRKRVSGFRVRMRTYTGRRVIRARRKKGRAQIAV, encoded by the coding sequence ATGACTAAAAGAACACTTGGTGGAACCAGCAGAAAAAGGAAAAGAGTGTCAGGATTTCGTGTTAGGATGAGAACTTATACTGGCAGAAGAGTAATCAGAGCAAGAAGGAAAAAAGGCAGAGCCCAAATTGCTGTATAA
- a CDS encoding ribonuclease P protein component: MVLPRSMRIKGYKSFEYIHKTGIKYNSTSMLIKVAVSNSHLIREKSFQKKNINTCRCAISISNKVSKKAVIRNRLRRLFHEHLKLRLLKSATLQNHWILISLRPNALDKRSKNLLEEVDQLLHKAELKNA; the protein is encoded by the coding sequence ATGGTTCTTCCAAGATCAATGCGAATAAAGGGTTACAAGAGTTTTGAATATATTCATAAAACTGGTATTAAGTACAACAGCACATCAATGCTAATAAAAGTAGCTGTTTCAAATTCTCATTTAATCAGAGAAAAGTCATTTCAAAAAAAAAATATCAATACATGCCGCTGTGCAATTTCAATCAGTAATAAAGTAAGCAAGAAGGCTGTAATAAGAAATCGACTTCGTCGTCTCTTCCATGAGCACTTAAAATTAAGATTGCTAAAGTCAGCAACCTTGCAAAACCATTGGATACTCATAAGTCTAAGACCTAATGCCTTAGACAAAAGGTCTAAGAATTTGCTAGAAGAAGTCGACCAGTTACTTCATAAGGCTGAATTGAAAAATGCTTAG
- a CDS encoding PH domain-containing protein gives MLSTSEKVFYEGPPAKEDLIFNLLAGVTLIGLPFTFGAVVRALWLRFKITDKRISVTGGWLGRDKTQIAYNQIEEVRSIPRGLGSYGDMVLVTKDGARLEMRSMPNFREVSSYIQEKVNQRSSNSSSDKVVGF, from the coding sequence ATGCTTAGCACCTCTGAAAAAGTTTTTTACGAAGGTCCTCCCGCAAAAGAGGACCTCATATTTAATCTTTTAGCAGGGGTTACTCTAATTGGTCTTCCTTTTACGTTTGGAGCTGTCGTTAGGGCCTTATGGCTCAGGTTTAAAATTACTGATAAGCGAATTTCTGTAACTGGTGGATGGCTTGGAAGAGATAAAACACAAATAGCCTATAACCAAATCGAAGAAGTCAGATCTATCCCCCGAGGTCTTGGCTCATATGGGGATATGGTTCTTGTAACAAAAGATGGTGCAAGGTTAGAAATGAGATCAATGCCAAATTTCAGAGAGGTGTCAAGTTATATTCAAGAAAAAGTGAACCAAAGATCTAGCAACAGTTCCTCAGATAAGGTGGTGGGGTTTTAA
- the yidC gene encoding membrane protein insertase YidC, producing the protein MIGYISDNLLIPILDFFYGLVPSYGLAIVALTIVIRLALFPLSAGSIRSARRMRIAQPVMQKRQAEIKTRYASNPQKQQEELSKLMGEFGSPLAGCLPLLVQMPILFALFATLRGSPFADVPYLVNIKVLPPEQIATIEPKPFKSPKHSIFITEKDHFPVVASLPGGNKIAAGESVDIKLETPSGEVYTNLLSRFKDGGKFTPTWKVTKGDDLVQVSSEGKVSARYPGDATIEGKIPGLAAKSGFLFIKALGQVGFYVDGAINWDIAILVGGFGLTLLISQALSGQGMPANPQQSTANKITPIMITGMFLFFPLPAGVLLYMVIANIFQAVQTFLLSKEALPANLQKILDDQVNQQGKAAIAGPSSTLGESDRLPFEPKSNK; encoded by the coding sequence GTGATCGGGTACATCTCTGACAATCTGCTTATCCCGATCCTGGATTTTTTCTACGGATTAGTCCCAAGCTATGGGCTTGCAATTGTCGCGTTAACCATTGTTATTCGTCTCGCACTTTTCCCTTTGAGTGCTGGTTCCATTAGAAGTGCCAGGCGAATGCGAATAGCCCAGCCTGTAATGCAAAAACGTCAAGCAGAGATTAAAACTCGTTATGCAAGTAACCCTCAAAAACAGCAGGAAGAATTAAGCAAACTAATGGGTGAATTTGGGAGTCCCTTAGCAGGCTGCCTTCCCCTATTAGTCCAAATGCCAATTCTCTTTGCTTTGTTTGCAACCCTCAGAGGATCACCTTTTGCTGATGTCCCTTATCTAGTAAATATAAAGGTTCTTCCACCAGAACAAATTGCAACTATTGAACCAAAACCATTTAAAAGTCCTAAACACTCAATATTCATTACTGAGAAAGACCACTTCCCAGTAGTGGCTTCGTTGCCAGGAGGTAATAAAATTGCTGCTGGTGAATCAGTTGATATAAAGCTAGAAACTCCAAGTGGTGAAGTATATACAAATTTACTATCTAGATTTAAAGATGGAGGCAAATTTACTCCTACTTGGAAAGTTACTAAAGGGGATGATCTTGTACAGGTTTCCTCTGAAGGAAAAGTTTCGGCGAGATATCCTGGAGATGCAACAATAGAAGGCAAGATTCCTGGTCTCGCAGCTAAAAGTGGATTCTTATTCATCAAAGCTTTGGGACAGGTAGGTTTTTATGTTGATGGAGCTATTAATTGGGATATAGCAATTCTTGTGGGAGGCTTCGGGTTAACACTTTTAATATCTCAAGCCCTTTCAGGGCAAGGCATGCCAGCAAACCCTCAACAATCAACTGCAAATAAAATCACACCAATAATGATAACTGGTATGTTTCTTTTCTTCCCGCTACCAGCAGGAGTTCTCTTATATATGGTTATTGCAAATATATTCCAGGCAGTGCAAACTTTCTTATTGAGTAAAGAAGCTTTGCCAGCAAACTTACAAAAAATACTTGATGACCAAGTTAATCAACAAGGCAAAGCTGCGATAGCAGGGCCATCTTCAACACTCGGAGAATCAGATCGCTTACCCTTTGAACCAAAAAGCAACAAATAA
- a CDS encoding AAA family ATPase, producing MHNWNNQFDLLIKSRTPLIFIRSGEEQRILSLINEASKRLNNRRIATWDYIEGLKGILNSEGLGARQPMAILQWLQTLDDSSPTILLAKDFHRFSEDAGISRMLRNLSSDLRKKTHTLVLSAVDWNPPNELEESITILDLPLPKEDEIKILLSNIAKASDSFLSEDVLEELTHACSGLSEIRVRQVAARALAQRGRLGKEDLVEVLAEKRQAIARSEVLEYCETSATPSDIGGLDALKKWLDQRHAAFSDEARKFGLPLPRGVLLIGPQGTGKSLTAKAIAHSWSMPLLRLDVGRLFAGLVGASEARTRETIQRAEAMAPCVLWIDEIDKGFGGDARSDGGTSQRVLANVLTWMAEKESPVFVVATANGVDRLPGELLRKGRFDEIFLLDLPSSLERMSILKLHIAQRRPKLSIPLESVVDRTEGFSGAELEQAVIEAMHFAFTERREVLETDLILASSQLVPLSRTAKEQLDFLKEWAASGRARPASIKII from the coding sequence ATGCATAACTGGAATAATCAATTTGATCTTTTAATTAAATCAAGAACTCCACTCATATTTATTAGAAGCGGGGAAGAGCAAAGAATTCTGTCTCTCATAAACGAAGCTTCAAAAAGACTCAATAATAGACGTATTGCAACATGGGATTATATCGAAGGCTTAAAAGGAATTCTTAACTCAGAAGGCTTAGGTGCACGTCAACCAATGGCCATACTCCAATGGTTGCAAACATTAGATGATTCATCTCCAACAATTCTTCTTGCTAAAGATTTTCATCGCTTTTCAGAAGATGCTGGTATTTCCAGAATGCTAAGGAATTTATCTAGTGATTTACGTAAGAAAACACATACTCTTGTTCTTTCTGCTGTGGATTGGAATCCTCCTAATGAACTTGAAGAATCCATAACTATTTTAGATCTACCATTGCCAAAAGAAGATGAAATAAAAATACTACTTAGCAACATTGCTAAAGCAAGTGACTCATTCCTATCGGAAGATGTTTTAGAAGAACTAACACATGCCTGCAGTGGCTTAAGCGAAATAAGAGTTCGCCAAGTAGCTGCTAGGGCTCTAGCCCAGCGGGGTCGCTTAGGGAAAGAAGACCTCGTAGAGGTCTTAGCAGAAAAACGTCAAGCCATAGCAAGAAGTGAAGTTCTTGAATATTGCGAAACCTCAGCCACTCCATCTGATATTGGTGGTTTAGATGCATTGAAAAAATGGCTAGACCAAAGACATGCTGCATTCTCAGATGAAGCACGAAAGTTTGGATTACCCTTACCAAGAGGTGTTCTTCTAATAGGTCCGCAAGGGACGGGAAAATCTTTAACAGCCAAAGCAATTGCTCATAGCTGGTCAATGCCTCTACTGAGACTAGATGTGGGTAGACTTTTTGCAGGCCTGGTAGGTGCTAGTGAAGCTAGAACAAGGGAAACTATTCAACGGGCAGAAGCGATGGCTCCTTGTGTCTTATGGATTGATGAAATTGACAAAGGGTTTGGAGGAGATGCAAGAAGTGATGGAGGCACTAGCCAAAGAGTCTTAGCAAATGTTCTCACTTGGATGGCTGAGAAAGAATCTCCTGTTTTTGTGGTTGCAACAGCAAATGGTGTTGATCGCCTACCTGGAGAGCTTCTTAGGAAAGGACGATTCGACGAAATATTTTTGCTTGACTTGCCAAGCAGTCTTGAAAGGATGAGCATTCTTAAACTGCATATTGCCCAACGAAGACCAAAGTTATCCATTCCGCTCGAATCAGTGGTTGATAGGACAGAAGGTTTTTCAGGGGCAGAATTAGAACAAGCCGTAATTGAAGCTATGCATTTTGCTTTTACTGAAAGAAGAGAAGTTTTAGAAACAGACCTCATCCTTGCATCCTCTCAACTAGTCCCTCTTTCAAGAACAGCAAAAGAGCAACTTGACTTTCTAAAAGAATGGGCAGCTAGTGGTCGAGCCAGACCAGCATCAATTAAGATTATTTAA
- the serS gene encoding serine--tRNA ligase, whose translation MLDQRLIRENPNLIAEGLKSRGINVDLINLKLKSEKLKNLELQRNQLQAKSNEIGKEVGRKINNGCEPSSIEIKSLRENGNKIKKEVNEIEEIEKAIFEEIKQEILTFPNIPDKECPTGKDENDNIEIRSWGDPKKGKNYKQHWEIADKLGLLDTEKSVRIAKSRFVTLFNEGARLERSLINFMLDMHTKKGYTEVLPPVLVNTASLTASGQLPKFSEESFRCIDDDLWLTPTAEVPLTSLHRGEIIPANQLPLRYVAYSPCFRREAGSYGKDSRGLIRLHQFNKVELYWFVHPAHSKKAHEKITEDAEAVLKALELPYRVLDLCSGDLGFSASRTFDLEVWLPGANSYREISSSSVCNDFQARRSSIRTKEGKKSMLVHTLNASGLAIGRTMAALLENGQNSDGTVNLPKALVPYFGKSQIKPKGK comes from the coding sequence GTGCTAGATCAGCGTCTTATCAGGGAAAATCCCAACCTCATTGCAGAGGGTTTAAAAAGCCGTGGAATTAATGTTGACTTAATTAATTTGAAGCTAAAAAGCGAAAAGCTTAAAAATCTGGAGCTTCAAAGAAATCAACTTCAAGCCAAAAGCAATGAAATTGGCAAAGAAGTAGGTAGGAAAATAAACAATGGGTGCGAACCTAGTTCCATAGAGATCAAATCCTTGCGGGAGAATGGAAACAAAATAAAAAAAGAAGTAAATGAAATAGAAGAAATAGAAAAGGCCATTTTTGAAGAAATTAAACAAGAAATTCTTACTTTTCCTAATATTCCTGATAAAGAATGTCCAACTGGAAAAGACGAAAATGACAATATTGAAATCAGATCATGGGGAGATCCAAAAAAAGGTAAAAATTATAAACAACATTGGGAAATAGCAGATAAATTAGGCCTATTAGATACTGAAAAATCCGTCAGGATAGCGAAAAGTAGGTTTGTAACCCTTTTCAATGAAGGAGCACGTTTAGAACGATCTTTAATTAACTTCATGCTTGATATGCATACAAAAAAAGGGTACACAGAAGTACTCCCTCCTGTTTTAGTTAACACTGCTAGCTTGACAGCTTCGGGACAACTTCCAAAGTTCTCTGAGGAAAGCTTTCGTTGTATAGATGATGATCTTTGGCTAACACCTACAGCTGAAGTTCCTTTAACTTCACTTCATAGAGGAGAGATAATTCCTGCCAACCAACTTCCTCTTCGATACGTCGCTTACAGTCCATGCTTCAGGCGCGAAGCAGGGAGTTATGGGAAAGATTCTCGAGGACTCATTAGACTTCACCAATTCAACAAAGTTGAGCTTTACTGGTTTGTTCATCCAGCACATTCAAAAAAAGCTCATGAAAAAATAACTGAAGACGCAGAAGCGGTTCTAAAAGCACTTGAACTTCCTTATAGAGTTTTAGATCTGTGCTCTGGGGACCTTGGGTTTTCAGCATCTCGTACTTTTGATTTAGAAGTTTGGCTGCCAGGAGCTAATTCATATAGAGAAATTTCAAGCTCTAGTGTATGTAATGATTTCCAAGCAAGAAGGTCATCTATTCGGACAAAGGAAGGTAAAAAAAGCATGCTTGTACATACCTTAAATGCAAGTGGTCTTGCAATTGGTAGGACCATGGCAGCTCTTCTTGAAAATGGGCAGAATTCAGATGGGACAGTCAATCTCCCAAAAGCTCTAGTTCCTTACTTTGGCAAGAGCCAAATAAAACCTAAAGGCAAGTAG
- the rseP gene encoding RIP metalloprotease RseP — protein sequence MSFFNVIASIGVLALLIFFHEAGHFLAARSQGIRVSGFSIGFGPAILKKESQGIVYSIRAFPLGGFVSFPDDDESSNISLEDPNLLRNRPINQRLFVISAGVLANLLIAWLVLFSQISVWGLPNQPDPGVLIMGVQEKEAADIAGLKVGDQVLSVNGYDLGFGKEAVQKLVEKVQQSPGQLIKLESVSNGVKKTLTITPSEHLGSGKIGAQLQQNISATRSPAKGVNEVISQSNAQFMDLLVKTVKGYQGLITDFASTSKQISGPVKIVEIGAQFSEQGLPGIMFFAALISINLAVLNSLPLPILDGGQFALIVIEGIRGKPIPDKIQLAFMQSGFFLLVGLSIILIIRDTSQLAIFRELASNR from the coding sequence ATGTCGTTTTTCAATGTCATAGCATCAATTGGTGTACTAGCTCTGTTGATTTTTTTTCATGAAGCAGGTCACTTTCTTGCTGCCAGATCACAAGGAATACGCGTAAGTGGATTTTCCATTGGTTTTGGACCAGCAATATTAAAAAAAGAGTCCCAAGGTATTGTTTATTCAATCAGGGCTTTCCCTCTTGGTGGTTTTGTTTCATTCCCTGACGATGATGAATCATCAAACATTTCATTAGAAGACCCAAACCTTCTTCGCAATAGACCTATTAATCAAAGATTATTTGTCATTTCTGCTGGTGTTTTAGCGAACCTTTTAATTGCATGGCTTGTATTATTTAGTCAAATAAGTGTATGGGGACTCCCTAATCAACCTGATCCGGGTGTTCTAATAATGGGTGTTCAAGAGAAAGAAGCTGCAGACATTGCTGGGTTAAAAGTGGGAGATCAAGTTTTAAGTGTAAATGGTTATGACCTTGGCTTTGGTAAAGAAGCTGTTCAGAAATTAGTTGAAAAAGTTCAACAATCACCAGGACAGTTAATAAAATTAGAGAGTGTAAGTAATGGTGTTAAGAAAACTTTAACTATTACACCTTCAGAACATCTTGGTAGCGGAAAAATAGGAGCTCAATTACAACAAAATATTAGCGCTACAAGAAGCCCTGCAAAGGGTGTTAATGAGGTCATAAGTCAATCTAATGCTCAGTTTATGGATTTATTAGTAAAAACTGTAAAAGGCTATCAAGGTCTTATAACCGATTTCGCTTCAACCTCTAAACAAATTAGTGGTCCAGTAAAAATTGTTGAAATTGGTGCACAGTTTTCAGAACAAGGTTTACCTGGGATTATGTTTTTCGCTGCATTAATATCAATCAATCTTGCCGTTTTAAATTCTTTACCTTTACCAATTCTTGACGGAGGACAGTTTGCCTTAATTGTCATTGAAGGAATTAGAGGTAAACCTATTCCAGATAAGATACAACTTGCTTTTATGCAGTCTGGTTTCTTTCTTTTGGTGGGCCTGAGTATCATTCTTATTATTCGAGATACTAGTCAATTAGCAATATTTAGAGAGCTAGCTAGTAATCGATAA
- the rpsN gene encoding 30S ribosomal protein S14 — translation MAKKSMIARDVKRKKLVERYSAKRKRLLDQFHSAKDPMERLEIHRKIQALPRNSAPSRMRNRCWATGKPRGVYRDFGLCRNQLRQRAHKGELPGVVKSSW, via the coding sequence ATGGCAAAAAAATCGATGATTGCTCGAGATGTGAAACGCAAAAAACTAGTTGAGCGTTATTCAGCGAAGAGGAAGAGATTACTTGATCAGTTCCATTCAGCGAAGGACCCAATGGAGCGCTTAGAAATTCACAGAAAAATTCAGGCTTTACCAAGAAATAGTGCCCCATCAAGAATGAGGAACCGTTGCTGGGCCACTGGGAAGCCAAGAGGGGTATATCGTGATTTTGGTCTTTGCCGTAACCAATTAAGACAAAGAGCACATAAAGGTGAACTACCTGGAGTCGTTAAATCAAGTTGGTAA